The genomic window aaggaaaaggtaagaaaaaagattaagcataggtgtttttttttttgtttgtttgtttttcatctgaatGACACAGATCCCTTCATGATTACTTTCAGGTAAATGATAATCAGTGGCCGTTAGTTAGTATCTAATGTATCTAAAGTTAGTATCTAAAGTATCTGATTTTTGTCCTGATTTTGCAGGTTCCAGGGGACTGCAATACTGTCAACTTCACTAGAGATGCTACCAATAGATATCTGTATCCATCAGGTAGGGATCACTTTTGTTACTCAACAAGTTTAATTTTACAAAAGTTACTTTTCTCCCCACTCTGGGTGTACTATATGAAGCCAAAGCAATGctacagtttttttccttttcaaaaaaaaacagctcatgCCAGTGCTGAATGGAACAGTGGGACTTTGCTGGTGTATTCATTGCACTGTGAATCAACACAAAGGGATGTTAAAAGGCATAAAACGCAGCTTGTATCAAATTCTGATTCACCAAAATAGACACGCTTTGAAGTTCCACAGAGAGCATTATTTTTCCTGGAGGTGAAAGCACCTTTGAGTATACTGGCTGGAAATGGTGAGATCTGTTTTGACAGAAAGCTCTTGTCATTGTTTAAGGTCAGAGCATTGACAGGCTATTAAGTCTCTTAGTCCACGTCCGTGATTTGAGTTTTATTGGATAAACCTTACCTAATCAACGCGATATCATCAATGAGTCCGCCTTTTCCATTGTAAACACTGGTCGCCTTTATTCCCAGCTTGTTACTAGCCACAGACAGCAAATCCGACAAAGTGCCATACACGGCCACGACCTGGGGAGGAAAGAGGCAGCTGGAGACCCCCGtttgcccagctctgccctttcAGGGCTGTCACCCCCTTCCAACGGGGGAAGGGGGGTGTCCCCACATTAGTTGTGTGCAGGCTGGGCTCTGCAACCTGCGCAATGATCACTCAGGAGACATTACTACCACGTAGCTTTTAAGGAAACCAGCAAAATttcatagaatcctagaatcgctaaggttggaaaagccctccaagatcatttggtccaaccatcccctaccaccaatgtcaccccactaaaccatgtccccaagaaccacgtccaacctttccttgaacacccccagggacggtgacgccaccacctccctgggcaacccgtcccagtgccggactgctctttctgagaagaaatgtctcctcatttccaacctaaacctcccctggcacaacttgaggccattccctctagtcctgtcacagttacctgtgagaagagaccaacccccagctccccgcatttcctttcaggcagttgcagagagcaataaggtcccccctgagcctcctcttctccagaccaaacacccccagttccctcagccgctcctcacaggacttgtgctccaggcccttcgcagcccttctctggacacactccagcacctcGACATctttgtagtgaggggcccggCACAGCACTGGAGGAGCAGCCATTCTGTGGCAGGTAGGGCAGCTTCCCCCCAGCACCAGCGAGACCTTGGAGCTCTTCTCCAACCCCACTTATTCCCTAGTACCTTGACTCCCTTACTCCATGGATCCCTGGCTTCCTGACTCCCTTATTCCGTGGTTCCCTGGCTCCTTGGCTCCCTTATTTCATGGTTCCCTAGCGCCCTTATTCTACAGTTCCCTGGCTCCTTGGTTCCCTTATTCCACGGTTCCCTGGCTCCTGGCTCCCTTATTCCATGTCTCACTGGTTCCTTGGCTTCCTGGCTCCCTTCTTCCATGGTTCCCTGACTCCTTGGCTCCCTGGGGACCCCTGACCCCACGGTTCCCCCAGACGATTTCCCCAGTCCCCCGCCAGCCTGGCCCCTTGCCCCCCCTCGGCTCCCCAACCCCACGGCTCCCTTAACTTAcgcccccccagtcccctgaCCCCCTTATCCCCCGGCCCCTGGGCTCCCTGACCCCCCGGCTCCCTGGCTCCTCGGCCCCCCGGTCCCCCTGGGGCCCCCACCCCatgcccgcccccccccggccgcacCTTCCCGTTCCGGGGGCTGCCGTTGACGAACAGCGTCACCCGCCGCATGCCGCCCGCCCGCTCCTCCCGCTGCACGAACCCGGAAGCGCAGCGCCCCAGCGACAGCGGCCGCGCCCAATcggcgccccgccccgccccgcccgctgACCAATTGGAGGCGGGGAGGCGGGGCGGAGCTCTGCCGGCTGCCAATCAGCGCAGTAGAGAGCTGTGACATTTGCATACAGTGACTCGAAGCCGACCGTGGCCTGTGATTGGCTCTCTCAGTCACGTGGGGGCGTCAGAGGGGAGGTTTTTTCCAAAGCGGGGCGGCTTTGCGGCTGTAACGGTTCTTGATCCTTCCGCGCGGGGGCTGTCAAAGagtccccagcccctgccccccctaCCGGCGCCGGGAGACGGGGGCAGCGGCTCGGATGGGGCCCGGAGGGGCCGCTTGGTCCCCGAGAACCTTCGGCCGTGGTGGCTACGGGCTGTGAGGGAGGGGAGCCAGAGGGGGGAAGGCGCGGAGGGATACGCGGCGGGGCGTCCCGGTTTGAACGCGagaggcgggcggcggcggcggtgagGCGGCTTTGAGGGGGGCGAGGCGCTGAGGGGAGCCTGAGGGGATCGGGGGACtctgaggggtttggggggctctgaggggatCCTGAGGGGATCCACTGGTGCTGAGGGGATcctgaggggccgggggggctcagagggGACCGTGACGAGGGGTTTTGTCCCTGCAAGTGTAGCCAGGGACCCCTCGCCCAGCCCCGTCTCTGTACAACCGCAGGGAAGGGGGTGTCAGGTCTTGCTGTGACTTGAGAACATGCGGGGTTTAACGGCTTAATTCCTGCTCCGCAGTATACCAAAAAAGCATGCCTTCGTGGGAGCCAAGTTCCCGACTTATTTTCCTGGATTCtctgtgtttaattttaaaatgcaggaaACCAAGCGTAAAAGACATTAGCGTCTTAAACTTCCCCAAGTTAGGCTTTACTAATGCTAACTAATACTTATTGCAATGTTTATTATAGCAAAGCAATGGCAGTGTGATCGAGGTTCGCATATTTGATGCTAATGTGAAATTTGTCATAGGGTAAAAGCACAGCCTCATAGTTCCTTACTCCTGAAACATCTGTGGTGAGGTGACAggtgtgcatttttatttttcttcccagcctttttatgtcttttctGTGTAGCTTTCTGGAGATGcagctttccttttccacaCACACTGATAAACCCCTCACTATAGAAAAGTCCAGGAAATTCCGAGTTTTGGTAGTAGTTTGAGAGTGGTAATGGACTCCTCTTATGAAATGCCTACTAACATTTCTTATTCTCTTTGATAGGGAGCTGTCATTACAGGAGAGCAAAGAATGACTCAGCGTTTGGTTCTCAAAATCCATCACTAACAATGCACAGACAATTAAAGGTTGTAAATGTTACCCTGAAAGTTAAAGGTAACGAGAGtagaaacactgaagagaaggaagagaccTCTTTCTCTGATCTGTCAAAGGACCAGAAGATTTGCAAAGTGACTGAATCAAAAGCCGCAATGGCATCTGAGAAGGAGAATTTAAGCGATGGGAGCCAAGTGCGGTTGCAAAAACACACCGTGAAATACTCCAAAGTCCTAGAGAAGGAATCATACCACAGCAGAAAGGATGCTAGCTGTCCGCTTGCTGAATGCTCTTTTGATACACTAAAAGGGGATGTGGTTGGTGAACCCTCCTGGCCTTTGAACAGTGAGGAGAAATTTTCCAGAAGTGGACCTGGTTCACTGGGGGATGAATGCTGCTTGCTACCCAACAGggacaaagcagaagaaaaatcctGTTGTGGAATAGTagagaaacagaggagaaaaattgtTGACTTTGCAACTGTAACAACTGCTGAATTTGGGATTACTCAAGAAAGTTTTACTAGTCCATCTATAGGTAAGGCTGGAATGATTCATGTCCTGTTGTCCTTCTCAGAGGGAcatctggaggtcatctggtgcAATCCCTATCAAAAGCTTCAAAGTTTGGTCAGGTTGAGGTTGTCTGGCTGAGTTTGAATATATCCAAGGACAGGAATTTGATTCAGTTCTGTATTTGCGCTCATTCcctattctattttttttctgttctggtgACAGAAACTTTTCCTGTCAGTGAGCTTCACAAAGGAGTTGAGTAGTAGGACAAATTCTGCAAGTATTGTGTGTGGTTCCTTAACCTGCAAttgaaaaagttgaaaaaatagaaaaacgGCTCGATTTCTCACTTACATGGTTTAGTTAAATGTAAATCTTGCTTTTTGtcctcctttttcatttcttatgtAGAAAAAGAATGTTCTATGTCTTATCTTTCTGTTAGTTGAGCAGAGTTTTAGAATCTGTTTTGACTTGGTTGGAAAACAgcatgaaagagaaggaaggttTCCTAAGCTGAGCAGCTAAATATGGCTGTTTCCATAAATAACACAAAccaatctttaaaaaaacaaaacaacaaaaaaaaaatctgccgTGAAAAAGCTTTAAGTATTCTGCTGCAATTTTTCTtcgtattttttttcctcctgcgTCCCATTTCAGGGAAGTCTCCAAATGCATTAAAGTTAAGACGAAGATCAGCGATTGGAGTACGAGGGTCACCAGAAAATAATGCCCTTATTCAGTACCTTGCCCAGCAGAGAAGCAATCGGCAAAAAGAAACTTTTACACAGGTGAGAGTCTTGCTCCAATGTCAAATGCGTTATTTTAGTTCCCCTTGGAATTGACGGGTAAGACTTCAAATTTAACATATGCTGGCAGAAGGAGAATGCAAGTCTAAGGAAGAAGTCAGAAGAAATAACAACAGCCTAAATTTTATTCACTTCCTTAGataccttattttaaaataaggagatgttgcaggttttgtttctgtagagTCTTCTCCATGTCTGACTTGcctgtatattttaattttgtttactGTAACCTTCACTTTGCTGCATTTGCCATACTTGATATCTGACTAATTAAAGTATTGATAATCCAAGATAAAGTAAGTACTAACGtgacttccttttcttttttcaaataaagtataaatacaaagtaaaaaagGCCATCATCTTAGAAAAAGTGTCTCATgccattaattttcttttagcaCGCTAGTCCTTTTAAACTTGCCAAGTCATCGAAGAACAAAATCAGTGTCTTTCAAACACCTTTGAAATCAGTGCAAGAAGCTGAAGGGCAGATGGACTTTTCTGGACTCTCACAAGCGTCCGGTGCTTCTCAGGAAGCAGACTGTTGTAAGTGAATTGTATTTCTGGTACAAGATTTATCTTAAacattttgtcttcctttaaaacaaaacctatGAAGCAACACgctatgaaacaaaaatgttttcctttacaaGGGTTGGCAGtggttttgttgtgtgtttgtttttggtttgaggGTTTTTGTTTAAGTCTGTCTTGTTTCTTAGTGCATCCTGAACAGTGATTTCTCAACAACTCTTGAAAATCATTGGAGACTACGTTTTTCATGGTTGTTTTCTTAACCTTGCTTTCTAGATTTATgccttttcatttacttttcacAACGTATTAGTATTTTCATACTTCTTCCAGGAACGTGGGAATGGTTTTAAGGATTATGATAACTGGTTTTAGCTCTTCTAACTCTTGTCTGTCTTGACTGTGAAGACTTTTGTTCAGTAGCTTTTAGGTGCAGTAACTTAGAAATCACGATGCATTACTGCGTGTTGTGAATTTCCTTATTTCCTAATGAAAATAGCAAATATTGCAAAAGTAGGTCACGACAGTACTGTGCCAACTGTTGAGAAGATGGTAGAGTGGAACAAACTAAAATTTGTTATTTCTCTGGTACTGCTGGTATTTATACATTTACATAGAAAGAAGaactcattttgttttgaagatttggtaatgttattttcaaagttGAAGTCAAAATTggatgattttttctttctagctaGAAAAGTACCTAACGTATTGAATCTTACATTCTTTTggtgaagaaacaaaaatagcattGACTGAAAGATTTGAAGTTTGCTGTTggactgtttgtttttaatcactgtAGCTCAGAACAAAGTACCATTCACAGAACAGTGCAGTCTGGATCAGCAGAGTGAAAAGTCTGTGTTTGACTACAGTGGAGctgatctgaaagaaaatttaaaacagaacttgACCTATGGCAATAAGTCTGATTCCAAGATGTGCACCGTCTTGTCCTCACACCAGGATGTGACTGTCACCGAACCTGCTCTTTCTAAGGTACTTACACAAATGTGGGCAACGAAAACAAATAGCACAGCAAATCTCCCTTGTAAGAATTATTTTGTCTTGTACGTCTTCGGCAGTTGCTTGATATTCCATGTAAATTCATTCATCTTCATTTCCGTTTATGGTCCTTTTAAGTTTTTAGCCTTGATATCTTGGGAAAACTAATGCAACTCAAGTAATGAATGATTGAGGAAACTGCAATCCTCATTTCTGATGGGATTAAGAACTAGTTAACGTATTTTTATAAGGCAACGTTTGCAAGTAGTTCCCTCTATCTTCGGCCATTGAGATAGATGTGAAGAACTTTAGGTTCTCTGGTCAGATAGGTGTAACCTGTTTTGGATTGAAAGGTGCATGcaggtgaaaaatattttcGACATTCAACAACTGTTTATTCAGCTGAGGATTGAGAAACCTCAGTGTGTTTTAAGAATGTCAGTTGATACTTCCAGTGCTAATAGATGAACCTTTGAAGCAGTACTTTGGGAAGAATCCCTTGTACACATTAGAAATGAGTTAGTGAGCAGGCAGACAAAAGCAGATAAATGTCAAGTACTTCACAAAACTCGGCAGATTATTTTGATCTCTTTATCATGTCGTGAGAGTTGTATATATACCTTTGTATTCTTGTAACTTTTTCTAGGAATGGGCTTATAAGCAACACAACCCTATTGAGTATTCCAATGCAATTCTGATTAGAGATATCTTAGAAACGAGCCATGGTAAGAAGTTTCATTGTTATTATAATCTTGTTATATTCTTATtagaaactcaaaaaaaaaaaaaaaggaagaaatatttggaaGGTGGAGCAGGGCCTCTTGGGTGGTATGCTAGCTATGGGACACAAAAAGCAAGTTCAAACTGAGACACAGGGTGGCAATAATTGTTTAAGAATTTCCCTTGATTCTGCTAGGCCATTCTTAAGGAAAAGTATTGTTGAGCACTTCATGTCTGTGAAGCAGAACATGCAGACTCATGGGCAGAGAAATCCTGATGCAAAATCTTAGCCTTCACGTAACACTcctatttcatttctgttttgtatgaATCGCTCAAagtatgaaatgaaaatatggcGTAATAGtagcagaaattcagaaaataattgatTTGTCTTGATATACCAAGTGAAATTGCTGAGAGAATCTATTGATGTGTGTACATCTATAGTTAAGATTCCTAAAGCGTTCTCAGTTTTACTTCAGTCTTTAATTTTCACATCTGTGTACTTGCTCTAAAGATTTCAGTCCCGACCATATCAGCAAAGAAGTCAGAAGTAATGTCATATCAGACCTACACAGAAAGAAGGTTAATTTTGCAGAACTGAGCCTGGAAATCCATGATGAAAGCAAGCTGCCTGTCACACCACTACGAATGGGAAGTGCTTCAGTAAATGAACATACGCAGAGTGGCTCCCAGCTGCGATCTGTACTGAAGAAAACGCCACTGAAAGAACTGACGGATTGCGTTAAGGTTGGTTAACTAACTTAGGTGGTGGTGGGAATGCTAAGGATGAACTTAGCATTTGACTTGAAGAAGAACAACCTTTAATTAAATAGTACTGATTAGATAATTTTATCACTTAAATTTTTATAGGAATACTCAACTGATACTGTTGGCAGTGGAGGAAGAGAATCTCTTACAGGCTCTGAAGTAAAAATCTGTGAAGCATTGCAGACAGGTCTGACTCCATTTTTATgggttttcttctgttgtttttttttttggggtggtggcGGTGATGGTGTTGTAAATAGAGTATTACATAGGATGACAGGGTCTTGCCTTTTTGCAAAATCTGACTAATATTTTGCATTAACCACCACTGAAGTAGCTCACACATAGGGTCCTACCAAGTGAAGTGGAAAATAAAgttgtcaaggaaaaaaaaatcacttcagaaaCCCTTTACTAGCAGGAATGATAGTATTGCCTATTTTTCGGGAAATTTTACACTTGTCTAGTTGACAAGTTGACAACTTGCAGAATAGTTGAACTTTTCTAGGCTATTTTCTTCTACTCTGAGTTCACTAAGCAGTCTTTTGCTACAATAGAGAAAACTGAACAATACAGCTCCGAaaagccaaagaagaaaaaagttacttttgGAGAAGATCTCAGCCCAGAAATATTTGATAAAACTTTGCCTGCAAATACTCCCTTGCGCAAAGGAGCAACACCAGTCCGTCATCCAGGATCACAAAGCAATAGCCCTTTTACCAGGTCGGGACTCGTTGAGGAGCCATTATCCCAGCCAAACTTTGATTGCGATGACGTAAGTTGGTTTAAACTACAAAAATAGCTTCTTACAGTCTCCATGAGTGTTcagtattttaacttttttttgctCATCTTAAAGCAATGCGTTGAGCCTCTTGAAGAGTTACGAGAGGATTCTGTTGCTGCAGAAGACGTCTCACCTGTTGAAAACACCACAGGTAACCTTGAGTTGTATTTTTGTCATTAGATaatgcagctttctgaaaattgaaaggtgacagttgtggttttttgtctTACAGAGGTGATCTTAATACTAAAATTTAAATGTTCTTGCTTTCCCCTAGAGGTCACTGCTGTAGCTGTAGAGTCTGCCTATTATTTAGGTAAAGTGGATGCTATTTCAGCTGTTATTCTGTTCAAGTGGCTGATCTAATTAGACTTACTGCTTTAAATAATTTGGGTTACTATCTTAATTATGATATTGcaattttgatgtttttaaaacagcaagcaacacagtaagaaaatggaaagggagTTATACATTTGTGTGTATGTCTCTCAATGAGAGCTGTATAAGCACGGATTATTATGTTACCAAATCCTCCCAAgtgttgttttcttctattCTGATTTATATTGTAAAGCAAGctgttaagttttttttttctttaatctttccATGTTTGATAGTCCTTTATGCATAAAATCTCACTTAAGACTAAGATCTAAACATGTTGTACATAATGTTAAAAACCGTGTGAATAATTTCCTCAATATGTTTGGCCTTTTTTGTTGAACTGAactaatatttgctttttcttcatataCAGTAAAAGAATCTGACAAATCTTACGCAATACCAACTCGTTCCTCTACTAAAAGGAAGGTAAGTTTCTTTAATGtggatttgttgttgttgttgttttgtttttttacatcTTCTTCAAACAGGGATGTTGTGTATACCTCTCAAACGTGTATCAGAGCTTTTGCATCCTCAGGTAAAAGGATTGCATAGATCCAGGTATATGGAAATATCTCCCCTTAGTGCAGCTAAGGAAATTTCATTTATGACTGAAAGCGGTTTTTAAGTtattaaaaacagctttgcttACTGTCTGATACTTAAATTTACgatttctatttaattttgctGGAGCTTTCCCAAATAGTTTAGCCACAACAGAAAGTTAGAGATATTCATatgctttaatttcattttcatgctcATGGGCTTCAGTCATGGAAATCTAGAAGGTTGTATTCATTGAACATTTAGGAGAACAGAAACAAAGTTTTCTGtctaatttttctgtttggtttaatttttttgagaTATAGGAGTGTGTGGGAGAGGCTAATAAGTTCAAGGTTGTTCTGCAGCCTCTGATGATTCTCTCACTATTACTGAAAATGTGATTTGTGCTCCCAAGTCCAGTGCTGAAGGTCTTCACTATAACAGTGAATTGTCTGCTAGCCATAAGACACAAACAGACAGTATCCTACCTGTATCTCTTCTGGTTGCTGGAATTTTAAGGTGCATAGAATTTTTTGTACAAGAATTTCCATAAGAAATGCTTTCAGACATGCTCCAGTGTTGTACAGTTCTAGAATGCTTTattggagggggaaggaggaaaaaaaatgaaaggcaatTAGAAAAGTAGCCCATCTTGTCAGAAAGAAATAACTGAAGATGAAAATTTACTGTATTCTTATTAGAATATCCTTTTTCTCAAAAAAGAGCTACATTGTGAAGAGATAACCACTATAAATCTTAACTGCTGAGTGTCCAGCTTTTATGACTTCATATGTGAAATAACAGACTATTTGCAGCGGGGTTCGTATGGCTGTTGGACTGTGTTGCttttttagaaaaagcaaacatgcacctgcacatgcacacatacacatgtaccCCAGCAACTTAAAATTTCATGTTCCTCAACAGTCTAGCACCCATTCAGATGGGGTTGATGTTAGTATCCCAAGAGCCACGAGTACTAAGAATGTTAAAGATACCAAAAAtccaaggaaaaacaaacttcaaagACCAAAGAATATTACCACATCTGCTGCCAAAAAGACACAAGTAAGTGACAGCCTGGtgaataataaattttatttctccatcCAGATGCCTCatgcaattcattttttcttgtgtgtttttgtgtgatTATTTTGATGTTTGTAGTAAAGATTTTCTAAAgagtgttttgtttcctgttgcTGCTGATATTCTCTTCTTCATGTCTGTCTTGTTTTCCTAGACTGACTGGCACGCCTGTATTGCTTGTTAGGGCTGACTAGCAGGGCTTTAAATACTTGCAGGGCAGAAAGGGTACTTTACAGACGAAGAGTGGAACCTTTGAGACTTCAGGGACACAAGATGGGTTTGTGGTGCTTCTCTTATCAACTGTGGACGGTTGATAATTCTTCGTACTTGCCCAGGTGTATGCCAGTTTGCTTTAAGTGCTATAAAAGTGTGAGACTTCTGACGTATTTGAGCTTTTTGTATATTGGAAGGGAAAGCAAGTAATCCTTTTCAAACTGGAAAGATACAAGTAAGTACGAACGAAGAATCTGTAGTTTTGAGCTGAaagactcattttttttttttttgatttccagATTTggttaaatgaaacaaacaaaaaacctaatATCTCAGAAATAATCCTTCTTTGTATTGtagcttttaaattaatttgtagATAGCAGAACAAGAAGGACCTTAATTTGAGAGAAACGATTGTTTTCTATCAAAATCCAGTAACAAAAGTTATTTGTTGGAAAATATCGCAAAGGATCATTATAATTGCGTTGTGCTCTGCTTGGTCTTCTGCATCTcttcagagaacaaaacatGCAAGCtctgggaaaagaagaaagagaaaagttaaaaaatccTTGTATGGGGAAAGAGAAATGGCTTCTAAGAAGCCTCTTCTGAGCCCTATCCCTGAGATTCCAGAAGTTCTCTCTTGTGCCTCATCTCCAAGCTCACCAAAGGCAAATGCACTTCCAGGTAATgtggttttagttttgttttgccttacTCATTCTTTTTGCTTCAATACTTATTTACAAAGCTGTTGATAGTTATCTTCAGTTCTGGGCATAGGTAAAGAGCACAGTAtgcatttttcagatttaatgGCTTCTGGAGTGGaatgaaggagaaataaatgttaGTCTGTAATAAAGCCCAAAGCATCCACTAGATTATTAGTCTCCAAGTGCATCACTTCAACTCTAGTAGGACTCCAGTGTAAAGCAGACAACAAAAAAGACTCTCTGTACCTTGACTGCAGACTGATGTTTTCATAGGCTTTAAAAATGCTAAGTGATGTGCAGTAGCATTGTGGAGAGGCTTTTTTTGATGCTGGTTGTGTTCTGGAATGCTCATTTAGGAGGTTATAGTTTTGTGAGTTTGTTTTAGTACTTCAGAAATTGATTTCATACATTCACAAGGAGAGTCAGGTAACCATGTGTTATTCTGTTTCAGAGGATGCATTTTTAGATTCGAAATCCAGGAATGGTCAAAACGATGTTCAATGGAAGCAAGCAATAGAAGGAATGAGAGGGGAAAACATCCCTGCTGTTCACGTGTGTCCCATCTCCGGGGACCTGGATGTTGTagaaagcagcagccctgaCGTTACGGTGTTTCAGGTGTCAGATGGTGGTCTGAAGTCGGTTTCTGGTCCTGATCATAAGGTAACTGATCTACTTCAAGTTACTGCTAGAAAGTAAGTCCTGTTCTTGGTGttgttacattaaaaaagtaatgtttctgggaaggaaaaaaaagctagctGTTAGTGGTtaaacattggaacaggctgcctgaAGAGGCCATGGAATCTGCATCCTTGGAAGGAGGTGTTCAGAACTCGACTGAACCTCAGGCAGCATAAGCTGGCCCTGCTTTGGAGCAGGTTCCTCCCAGCATGCAGGGTTCATTTTTTTAGTTggtcagtttttatttttgagaattaCTAGACTTAATGAGGAAATCTGTAGCAGTTGTTTAATTGTCGGCTGTTTGAAACAAGTTTTGGGTGGATTGTTTCTgcctataattttttttttccagtttccaaGCATTGTACCAGACCCAAACTATGTTTCTGACACATACGACTGTTTCCAGCAAGCTGAAGAGACTGAGtgtttaaaagaggaaaaaggaagtgGCTTCTTGATAGAAAACGAGAAATTACAGGGAAATTTCCCAAACAAGGAAGATTGGCTAACAGGGCTAGAATTTCCAGAACAGGACACCGGTATACATGAGATTCTCCAAAGAACTGGCTGTCCAccaaaaaaatcttcaagagGTAGACCAAGAAGAAGAAGCAGTACTGTCTATATTCCTCCTATTGAAAAGTTCAATTTTGAAACAATTGGAAACGATCTTCCACTTTCTTTTAATGTGGAAGAAGTCTTATCTGCTCctcagctgaaaaataactCCTCAGAAGGGCCTTTTAGAAGGAagaagggcagcagcagtgaaacGAGCAGGGTGAGACGCAGCATGAGGCTACACAAAGATGCAGAAACAGAAGGACTGGCGTGGATTCTAGTGCCCAATGAGATTCTAAAGAGCCCTCCTCCGGTAGCTTCTGGTTGCAAAACCAGGAGAAGGATAAGCACATCGGTCCTTACGGAATCTGAGAATATTCacc from Anser cygnoides isolate HZ-2024a breed goose chromosome 26, Taihu_goose_T2T_genome, whole genome shotgun sequence includes these protein-coding regions:
- the CDCA2 gene encoding cell division cycle-associated protein 2 isoform X1; the encoded protein is MGPGGAAWSPRTFGRGSCHYRRAKNDSAFGSQNPSLTMHRQLKVVNVTLKVKGNESRNTEEKEETSFSDLSKDQKICKVTESKAAMASEKENLSDGSQVRLQKHTVKYSKVLEKESYHSRKDASCPLAECSFDTLKGDVVGEPSWPLNSEEKFSRSGPGSLGDECCLLPNRDKAEEKSCCGIVEKQRRKIVDFATVTTAEFGITQESFTSPSIGKSPNALKLRRRSAIGVRGSPENNALIQYLAQQRSNRQKETFTQHASPFKLAKSSKNKISVFQTPLKSVQEAEGQMDFSGLSQASGASQEADCSQNKVPFTEQCSLDQQSEKSVFDYSGADLKENLKQNLTYGNKSDSKMCTVLSSHQDVTVTEPALSKEWAYKQHNPIEYSNAILIRDILETSHDFSPDHISKEVRSNVISDLHRKKVNFAELSLEIHDESKLPVTPLRMGSASVNEHTQSGSQLRSVLKKTPLKELTDCVKEYSTDTVGSGGRESLTGSEVKICEALQTEKTEQYSSEKPKKKKVTFGEDLSPEIFDKTLPANTPLRKGATPVRHPGSQSNSPFTRSGLVEEPLSQPNFDCDDQCVEPLEELREDSVAAEDVSPVENTTEVTAVAVESAYYLVKESDKSYAIPTRSSTKRKSSTHSDGVDVSIPRATSTKNVKDTKNPRKNKLQRPKNITTSAAKKTQRTKHASSGKRRKRKVKKSLYGEREMASKKPLLSPIPEIPEVLSCASSPSSPKANALPEDAFLDSKSRNGQNDVQWKQAIEGMRGENIPAVHVCPISGDLDVVESSSPDVTVFQVSDGGLKSVSGPDHKFPSIVPDPNYVSDTYDCFQQAEETECLKEEKGSGFLIENEKLQGNFPNKEDWLTGLEFPEQDTGIHEILQRTGCPPKKSSRGRPRRRSSTVYIPPIEKFNFETIGNDLPLSFNVEEVLSAPQLKNNSSEGPFRRKKGSSSETSRVRRSMRLHKDAETEGLAWILVPNEILKSPPPVASGCKTRRRISTSVLTESENIHHKEENLIQFAAPGKENSDPVNLADGPCRRCRRKSLCVSTPQETRTWSQTRKRSITNSVYSKDRRNQRHSEEAEIPVENQANT
- the CDCA2 gene encoding cell division cycle-associated protein 2 isoform X2; the encoded protein is MGPGGAAWSPRTFGRGSCHYRRAKNDSAFGSQNPSLTMHRQLKVVNVTLKVKGNESRNTEEKEETSFSDLSKDQKICKVTESKAAMASEKENLSDGSQVRLQKHTVKYSKVLEKESYHSRKDASCPLAECSFDTLKGDVVGEPSWPLNSEEKFSRSGPGSLGDECCLLPNRDKAEEKSCCGIVEKQRRKIVDFATVTTAEFGITQESFTSPSIGKSPNALKLRRRSAIGVRGSPENNALIQYLAQQRSNRQKETFTQHASPFKLAKSSKNKISVFQTPLKSVQEAEGQMDFSGLSQASGASQEADCSQNKVPFTEQCSLDQQSEKSVFDYSGADLKENLKQNLTYGNKSDSKMCTVLSSHQDVTVTEPALSKEWAYKQHNPIEYSNAILIRDILETSHDFSPDHISKEVRSNVISDLHRKKVNFAELSLEIHDESKLPVTPLRMGSASVNEHTQSGSQLRSVLKKTPLKELTDCVKEYSTDTVGSGGRESLTGSEVKICEALQTEKTEQYSSEKPKKKKVTFGEDLSPEIFDKTLPANTPLRKGATPVRHPGSQSNSPFTRSGLVEEPLSQPNFDCDDQCVEPLEELREDSVAAEDVSPVENTTVKESDKSYAIPTRSSTKRKSSTHSDGVDVSIPRATSTKNVKDTKNPRKNKLQRPKNITTSAAKKTQRTKHASSGKRRKRKVKKSLYGEREMASKKPLLSPIPEIPEVLSCASSPSSPKANALPEDAFLDSKSRNGQNDVQWKQAIEGMRGENIPAVHVCPISGDLDVVESSSPDVTVFQVSDGGLKSVSGPDHKFPSIVPDPNYVSDTYDCFQQAEETECLKEEKGSGFLIENEKLQGNFPNKEDWLTGLEFPEQDTGIHEILQRTGCPPKKSSRGRPRRRSSTVYIPPIEKFNFETIGNDLPLSFNVEEVLSAPQLKNNSSEGPFRRKKGSSSETSRVRRSMRLHKDAETEGLAWILVPNEILKSPPPVASGCKTRRRISTSVLTESENIHHKEENLIQFAAPGKENSDPVNLADGPCRRCRRKSLCVSTPQETRTWSQTRKRSITNSVYSKDRRNQRHSEEAEIPVENQANT